Within Romboutsia sp. CE17, the genomic segment CTTATTAGTATTTAGTATAATAGTATTTATACATGAATTAGGGCATTTTACTTTTGCTAAAATGAATGGTGTAAAAGTACATGAATTTTCAATAGGTATGGGACCTAAAATATATAGCATAAAAAAAGATACTGAATACTCAATAAGATTATTACCCTTAGGTGGATTTGTAAGTATGGAAGGAGAAGATGAGGAGTCAAGTGACCCTAGATCTTTTGGAGCAAAAAGCATACTTCAAAGAGCAAGTATAATATTTGCTGGACCATTTTTTAATATAATATTTACAATAATTTTATTTATACCAATATTTATATTTATAGGTAGTCAAACTACAACATTAGGTGGGGTAACAGAAAATGGCCCTGCATATAGTGCAGGTGTAAAAGTAGGAGATACTATAGAGGCTATAGATGGTAAAAAAGTAAATAGCTGGCAAGATGTAATTCAAAGCTTGAACGAATCTGATGGAAGTGATGTTAAGCTTTCTATAGATAGAAATGGTCAGAATAAAGAAATAAGTGTAACTCCTAAAAAAGGTGAAGATGGTAGATATGTAATAGGAATAGAAACTAAAGTAGAAAGAAATATATTAACTTCTATTAAAAATGCATTTACCACGACTTATGATATGACAGTACAAATGATAACATTTGTTGGCCAATTATTTACAGGAACTGTTCCAGGTGGAGTTGGTAATTCTGTATCAGGTCCTCTAGGAGTTATAAGTATAGTTTCAGAAGCGGCTAAAATGGGTATAGTTAATATAATGTATATAGCTGCTGTACTAAGTTTAAACTTAGGTATAATAAATTTAGTACCATTCCCAGCGTTAGATGGTGGTAGATTATTTATGTTAGCTATAGAGGCAATAAGAGGTGGTAAAAAACTTGATCCAAATAAAGAAGCTATGATTAATATGGTAGGTCTTGGAGCCTTAATGATATTCATGGTATTTATAACTTATAAGGATATATTAAGATTATTTTAATCTTAGCCACAAAGCTAAAGATTTTATATAGAGGTGACATTATGAGTTACAATAGAAGAATTAGTAGAGAAGTTAGCGTAGGAAATGTTAAAATAGGGGGAAATAACCCTATAAGTGTTCAATCTATGACTACAACAGATACAAGAGATGCTAATAGTACTATAGCTCAAATAAAGAAGCTAGAGGCTGTAGGTTGTGATATAGTTAGAGTGGCAGTACCTGATATGGAAGCTGCAAAGAGCATAGGTAAAATAAAAGCTGAAGTGAATATACCAGTTATTGCTGATATACACTTTGATTATAGATTAGCATTAGAAGCTATAGAACAAGGTGTAGATGGAGTAAGAATAAACCCAGGTAATATAGGAAGTATAGAAAAAGTTAAAGCTGTAGTTGAAAAATGTAAAGAAAGAAATTTAAAAATAAGAATCGGGGTTAATGGTGGTTCCCTAGAAAAAGAACTCTTAGAAAAATACGGATCAGCAACACCAGAAGCTTTAGTAGAAAGTGCACTAGGTCATGTAAAGATATTAGAGGACTTAGATTTTCATAACATAGTTATATCTTTAAAGTCATCTGATATATATAAGACATTAGATGCTTATGAGATTATATCTAAAAAAGTTGATTATCCACTTCATATAGGAATAACAGAATCAGGAAGTATTAAAAAAGGAACTATAAAATCATCTATAGGCGTAGGTGCATTACTTTTAAAAGGGATAGGAGATACTCTAAGAATATCTCTAACAGGTGACCCTACAGAGGAAATAATAGTAGGGAAAGAAATATTAAGAAGTTTAGATTTGCTAAATGACAAGATAAAAGTAGTATCTTGTCCTACGTGTGGAAGGTGTAATATAGACTTAATAAATACTGTAAATGAAGTCGAGAAAAAGATAAGCGATATAGAAAAAAATATAACTGTAGCAATAATGGGGTGTGCAGTCAATGGACCTGGAGAAGCTAGAGATGCTGATATTGGCATAGCTGGTGGGAAAGGTGAAGGACTTTTATTTAAAAAAGGAGAAATAGTTCGCAAAATAAAAGGTGACCGATTAGTTGAAGAACTATTAGAAGAAATTCAAAAATATTAATAGTAAATAAAAAAACTTAGAGGAAAATTTTCTCTAAGTTTTTTTATTTATAAATACAATTAGTGTATACAAAGGTAAATATATATTTATTGGAAAAAATATGTAAATAGTATATAATTAATTTTATATTGGGAATGAAAAGGAGTTTATACGTAGCAATGAATAAAAGAAAAACAAAAAGAAAATTAAAACCACAAGTTAGGATTTTAATAGGAATTATAGGAATAGGTTTAATAATTGGAGCATTTGATCTTATAGAAAGTACATATAGAAGCGTAAAAAATATAAATATAGATAATAGAAAAGTAGTAGTTATTGATATGGGTCATGGAGGTAAAGATCAAGGGACTCAAAGTTTAAATAAGAAGATAATAGAAAAAGATATAACTCTAAATATTGGAAATAAAGTAATTGATAAATTAAAAAATGATGAAAATATAAAAGTAGTAGCAACTAGAGATAGTGATAAATTTATATCATTACAAGAAAGGAATAAAATTGCTGAGCAAAATGATGCTGAATTATTTATTTCAATACATGCAAATGCATCAGGAGATAGTCTTCAAAGTGCACAAGGAATTGAAACTTTTTATTGGAGTGATGATGATGACTCATACAAGGTTGCACAATTGATACATGATAATATGATAAAGAATACAAAAGCCTATGATAGAGGTATAAAAAAAGGGAATTATCAAGTTTTAAGGGATGCTAATTATCCAGCAATATTGATAGAAACTGGTTTTCTAACAAATTACTTAGAATCCATTAATTTATCAAATAATAATTATCAATCTCAAATTGCTAATGCAATTGTATATGGAATAAAAGAATATTTTAAAGAAAAATAATAGTTATTAAATATAAAAAAGTAATAATAAATTAGTATAAATATCATATAAATTTAATTATACATTAGTTCAAATAAAAATAATAAAGCAGTGATTATAATGAATTAAATAATCGCTGCTTTATTATTTTTATAAGTACAAGGATAATTTACAAAGTTGTAATAAAATAGCGTTATTGACAAACATCAAGTTTTAAAATATTCTATTTATTAGCTTTACAGAAGATATATAATTTATGGCTATATTATGTAATTAAAATTTTTTTAAAGGTCAA encodes:
- a CDS encoding N-acetylmuramoyl-L-alanine amidase family protein; its protein translation is MNKRKTKRKLKPQVRILIGIIGIGLIIGAFDLIESTYRSVKNINIDNRKVVVIDMGHGGKDQGTQSLNKKIIEKDITLNIGNKVIDKLKNDENIKVVATRDSDKFISLQERNKIAEQNDAELFISIHANASGDSLQSAQGIETFYWSDDDDSYKVAQLIHDNMIKNTKAYDRGIKKGNYQVLRDANYPAILIETGFLTNYLESINLSNNNYQSQIANAIVYGIKEYFKEK
- the rseP gene encoding RIP metalloprotease RseP, coding for MTIIVALLVFSIIVFIHELGHFTFAKMNGVKVHEFSIGMGPKIYSIKKDTEYSIRLLPLGGFVSMEGEDEESSDPRSFGAKSILQRASIIFAGPFFNIIFTIILFIPIFIFIGSQTTTLGGVTENGPAYSAGVKVGDTIEAIDGKKVNSWQDVIQSLNESDGSDVKLSIDRNGQNKEISVTPKKGEDGRYVIGIETKVERNILTSIKNAFTTTYDMTVQMITFVGQLFTGTVPGGVGNSVSGPLGVISIVSEAAKMGIVNIMYIAAVLSLNLGIINLVPFPALDGGRLFMLAIEAIRGGKKLDPNKEAMINMVGLGALMIFMVFITYKDILRLF
- the ispG gene encoding flavodoxin-dependent (E)-4-hydroxy-3-methylbut-2-enyl-diphosphate synthase translates to MSYNRRISREVSVGNVKIGGNNPISVQSMTTTDTRDANSTIAQIKKLEAVGCDIVRVAVPDMEAAKSIGKIKAEVNIPVIADIHFDYRLALEAIEQGVDGVRINPGNIGSIEKVKAVVEKCKERNLKIRIGVNGGSLEKELLEKYGSATPEALVESALGHVKILEDLDFHNIVISLKSSDIYKTLDAYEIISKKVDYPLHIGITESGSIKKGTIKSSIGVGALLLKGIGDTLRISLTGDPTEEIIVGKEILRSLDLLNDKIKVVSCPTCGRCNIDLINTVNEVEKKISDIEKNITVAIMGCAVNGPGEARDADIGIAGGKGEGLLFKKGEIVRKIKGDRLVEELLEEIQKY